From Calothrix sp. PCC 6303, a single genomic window includes:
- a CDS encoding ATP-binding protein: protein MNIDFININQRIYLQAPSDITASEEVLSWFEQINQPAILDKKVWWECQTLLIEGFINIVEHAHNSLPSETLIDLEVIRFNEHIEIRIWSRSNGEVFDLDKKLSEISEFDDNFDERGRGLKIMSEIADKVTYEAQDDNRCCLFMSKKI from the coding sequence ATGAATATAGATTTCATCAACATCAATCAAAGAATATATCTGCAAGCACCATCAGATATTACTGCTTCTGAGGAAGTTCTATCTTGGTTTGAGCAGATTAACCAGCCAGCTATTTTAGATAAAAAAGTATGGTGGGAATGCCAAACTCTCTTAATTGAAGGTTTCATCAACATTGTTGAACATGCCCACAATAGCTTACCATCTGAAACACTGATAGACTTAGAAGTAATTCGGTTCAATGAGCATATTGAGATTCGGATTTGGTCAAGGTCAAATGGTGAAGTATTTGACTTGGATAAAAAATTAAGTGAAATCTCTGAATTTGATGATAATTTTGACGAAAGAGGTCGTGGTTTAAAAATAATGTCGGAGATTGCAGACAAAGTAACTTATGAGGCTCAAGATGATAATCGTTGTTGTTTATTTATGAGTAAGAAAATTTAA
- a CDS encoding SpoIIE family protein phosphatase, producing the protein MVKIVIIDDDPIVRTVLKRTLENQGYQVTIASNGEEGIRYAKEIQPALIICDWMMSCIDGLEVCRRIKAEPELSTTFFILLTAKGAQRGEEEDRVRGLDAGADEFISKPIEMNELKARVRAGLRLNQLHEDLKGQKQTLEVLNKNLREELAEAADYVQSLLPSPLTGKVNTDTLFIPSAQLGGDCFDYYWIDDDNLVIYLLDVSGHGVGSALLSVSVLNLLRSQSLLNTDFRKPGEVLKTLNQNFQMSAHGDKYFTIWYGVYNYSTRQLIYASAGHPSGVLLHQTSNQVEVKRLGSLDLPIGFLLDINFEEMKIDIVQNSSLYIFSDGAYEILQPDGQLWSIDAFIDLLLKSYQDSLDDILDKIKWINSLTNFDDDLSLLRIKF; encoded by the coding sequence ATGGTAAAAATTGTAATTATTGATGATGATCCAATTGTCAGAACCGTATTGAAACGAACCCTAGAAAATCAAGGTTATCAAGTCACGATCGCAAGCAACGGAGAAGAAGGAATTCGATATGCAAAAGAAATTCAACCAGCATTAATTATCTGTGATTGGATGATGTCTTGCATAGATGGTTTAGAAGTTTGTCGTCGGATCAAAGCAGAACCAGAATTATCAACAACTTTTTTTATATTATTAACAGCAAAAGGGGCACAACGGGGAGAAGAAGAAGATAGAGTACGTGGATTAGATGCAGGTGCAGATGAGTTTATTTCCAAACCAATTGAAATGAACGAACTAAAAGCCAGAGTTCGTGCAGGATTGAGATTGAACCAACTACATGAGGATTTAAAAGGACAAAAACAAACTTTAGAAGTATTAAACAAAAATTTGCGAGAAGAACTAGCAGAAGCTGCGGATTATGTACAGTCACTATTACCTTCACCATTAACAGGAAAAGTTAACACTGACACATTATTCATCCCCTCTGCCCAATTAGGAGGTGACTGTTTTGATTATTATTGGATTGATGATGATAATTTAGTTATTTATTTACTTGATGTTTCGGGACATGGGGTAGGTTCCGCTTTGCTGTCGGTATCGGTTCTAAATTTATTGCGATCGCAATCATTACTTAACACCGATTTTCGTAAACCTGGTGAAGTCTTAAAAACACTAAATCAGAACTTTCAAATGAGCGCTCATGGTGATAAATACTTCACTATCTGGTATGGAGTTTACAACTACTCAACACGACAACTGATTTATGCTAGTGCGGGACATCCATCTGGTGTTTTATTGCACCAGACTTCTAATCAAGTCGAAGTTAAGCGGTTAGGTTCTCTAGATTTACCGATTGGCTTTCTGCTAGATATCAATTTTGAGGAAATGAAAATTGATATTGTCCAAAATAGTAGTTTGTATATATTTAGTGATGGAGCCTATGAAATATTACAACCAGATGGTCAATTGTGGAGTATTGATGCTTTTATTGATTTATTATTAAAATCTTATCAAGATTCTTTGGATGATATTTTAGATAAGATTAAGTGGATAAATTCGCTGACAAATTTTGATGATGATTTGTCTTTACTGCGAATAAAATTTTAA
- a CDS encoding STAS domain-containing protein has protein sequence MSTNTKIIQPSGILNAIGGNQLRRDINDCVATGAKIVLVDLQQIDFVDSSGLGALVAAMQIVKSSDGQMFICSLNEQVKMLFELTKMERIFKVFANQEEFKKNFLAIEK, from the coding sequence ATGTCTACAAATACAAAAATTATCCAACCATCCGGAATATTGAATGCAATTGGCGGAAATCAGCTACGTCGAGATATTAATGATTGTGTTGCTACAGGAGCTAAGATAGTATTGGTTGACTTGCAACAAATTGATTTTGTAGATAGTTCCGGTCTTGGTGCATTAGTTGCCGCAATGCAAATTGTCAAATCATCAGATGGACAAATGTTTATTTGCTCGCTTAATGAGCAAGTAAAAATGTTATTTGAATTAACAAAAATGGAAAGAATTTTTAAAGTTTTTGCGAATCAAGAGGAATTTAAAAAGAATTTTTTAGCAATTGAAAAATAA